A genomic stretch from Juglans microcarpa x Juglans regia isolate MS1-56 chromosome 3S, Jm3101_v1.0, whole genome shotgun sequence includes:
- the LOC121257481 gene encoding glutamate receptor 3.2-like isoform X2: MNLVWRVSVFVLCIGAFTAGALRPNVVKVGAIFTFSTINGKVARIAMKAAEEDVNSDPTNLGGSKLSIIMHDSNFSGFLSIIGALKYMETDTVAIIGPQNAVMAHVLSHIANELHVPLLSFTALDPTLSPLQYPYFVQTAPNDQFQMNAIADMISYFGWGEVIAVYSDDDQSRNGVIALGDKLAERRCKISYKAALPPDPTATRSEVKDQLVKLQMMEARVIILHTFSKTGLLVVDEARNLGMMDTGYVWIATTWLSTVLDSTLPLSSKTADSIQGALTLRPHTPDSERKRAFMSRWHKLSNGSIGLNPYGLYAYDTVWMLTRAMKLFLDQGGNMSFSNSARLSHFGRGALNLSALSIFDGGKQLLNNILQLNVTGVTGTIQFNPDRSPFRPSYDILNVIKTGYRTIGYWSNYSGLSVVTPETLYARPPNRSSSSQQLSSVVWPGGATKKPRGWVIPNNGRQLRIGIPNRVSYRDFVSRSGVNGTDKVQGYCIDIFLAAINLLPYEVPHKFIPFGDGHKNPSYNELVNMVTANVFDAAVGDITIVTNRTKIVDFTQPYIESGLVVVVPVKKLKSRAWAFLRPFTPFMWAVTAAFFLLVGTVVWILEHRINDEFRGPPKKQLITILWFSFSTMFFSPRENTVSTLVQQLSSPIMGIDTLVTSNEPIGFQEGSFVENYLSDELNIPRSRLIALGSPEEYADALERRIVAAVVDERPYIELFLSDHCRFSIRGQEFTKSGWGFAFPRGSPIVVDMSTAILALSENGDLQKIHDKWLLRKACASQATGLVSDQFHLQSFLGLFLICGISCFLALLLNFCLMMRQFTRHIPEETDPQTAGGTSTRSGRLQTFLSFADEKEGVWKSKSKRKRTDGSPNGYWNEEN; the protein is encoded by the exons ATGAATCTGGTTTGGCGTGTGTCAGTTTTCGTTCTTTGTATTGGAGCATTCACAGCAGGGGCTTTGAGACCTAATGTCGTGAAAGTTGGAGCTATTTTCACATTTAGCACTATCAATGGGAAGGTAGCAAGGATTGCCATGAAGGCTGCCGAGGAGGATGTAAATTCTGATCCGACCAATCTAGGTGGAAGTAAATTGTCTATAATCATGCATGATTCCAACTTCAGCGGATTTCTTAGCATCATTGGAG CATTAAAGTACATGGAGACTGATACTGTAGCTATAATCGGTCCACAAAATGCTGTAATGGCTCATGTACTCTCACATATTGCAAATGAACTCCATGTCCCGTTGTTGTCATTCACAGCATTGGACCCTACCCTATCGCCTCTGCAATACCCTTACTTTGTTCAAACAGCACCCAATGATCAATTCCAGATGAATGCGATTGCAGATATGATCAGTTATTTTGGTTGGGGAGAGGTTATTGCAGTTTATAGTGATGATGATCAGAGCCGAAATGGGGTTATTGCTTTAGGTGATAAACTTGCAGAAAGACGCTGCAAAATTTCTTACAAAGCTGCACTTCCCCCTGACCCCACAGCAACACGAAGTGAGGTTAAGGATCAACTAGTGAAGCTACAAATGATGGAAGCTCGAGTAATTATTCTACATACCTTCTCCAAAACGGGTCTCTTGGTTGTTGATGAGGCCCGGAATCTTGGAATGATGGACACTGGGTATGTTTGGATAGCTACTACTTGGTTATCCACTGTTTTGGACTCAACTTTACCACTTTCTTCCAAAACTGCAGACTCTATCCAAGGAGCCCTGACACTTCGTCCACACACCCCTGATTCAGAAAGGAAAAGGGCTTTTATGTCACGGTGGCACAAGCTGAGTAATGGTTCTATCGGGTTGAATCCTTATGGTCTATATGCCTATGATACTGTTTGGATGCTTACTCGTGCAATGAAGTTGTTTCTTGATCAAGGGGGTAACATGTCATTCTCTAACAGTGCACGTTTAAGTCATTTTGGGAGAGGGGCTTTGAATCTTAGTGCATTGAGCATTTTTGATGGGGGCAAGCAATTGCTTAACAACATATTGCAGCTCAATGTGACAGGGGTGACAGGAACTATCCAATTTAATCCTGATAGATCTCCTTTTCGTCCTTCATATGATATCCTTAACGTGATTAAAACTGGTTATAGAACTATTGGATACTGGTCTAATTATTCGGGGTTATCTGTTGTGACCCCGGAGACGCTTTATGCAAGACCACCCAACCGTTCAAGTTCAAGCCAGCAGTTAAGCAGTGTGGTATGGCCTGGAGGAGCAACAAAGAAGCCTCGTGGGTGGGTTATTCCAAATAATGGAAGGCAATTGAGAATTGGAATTCCAAACCGAGTTAGTTACCGGGACTTTGTGTCGCGATCGGGAGTAAATGGTACTGATAAAGTTCAAGGATATTGCATAGACATATTCCTTGCTGCCATAAACCTGCTTCCTTATGAAGTTCCACATAAGTTCATTCCATTCGGAGATGGGCATAAGAATCCCAGCTATAATGAGCTTGTAAATATGGTCACAGCCAAT GTTTTTGATGCTGCTGTAGGAGATATTACAATTGTCACAAACAGAACAAAGATTGTAGATTTTACTCAGCCATATATAGAGTCGGGACTAGTTGTGGTGGTCCCAGTCAAGAAGTTAAAGTCAAGAGCTTGGGCATTCTTACGACCGTTTACTCCTTTCATGTGGGCTGTCACAGCagcttttttccttcttgttggAACTGTTGTTTGGATTCTTGAACATAGAATAAACGATGAATTCCGAGGGCCTCCTAAAAAACAGCTTATCACAATTTTGTG GTTTAGCTTCTCTACTATGTTTTTTTCACCTA GAGAAAATACAGTGAGTACACTAG TGCAACAGCTTTCTTCCCCCATCATGGGAATTGATACCTTGGTGACCAGCAATGAGCCTATAGGATTCCAGGAAGGATCTTTTGTAGAAAATTATTTGTCCGATGAACTCAACATCCCAAGATCTAGACTAATTGCTCTTGGCTCACCAGAAGAATATGCTGATGCACTCGAGCGACGAATTGTTGCTGCTGTGGTTGATGAACGGCCATATATAGAACTCTTCCTGTCAGACCATTGCAGGTTCTCAATTAGAGGCCAAGAGTTCACCAAAAGCGGCTGGGGATTT GCGTTTCCAAGAGGCTCCCCTATAGTAGTCGACATGTCTACCGCCATACTGGCTCTATCTGAGAATGGTGATCTTCAGAAGATCCATGACAAGTGGCTATTGAGAAAGGCTTGTGCTTCACAGGCAACAGGGCTTGTATCAGatcagtttcatttacaaagcTTCTTGGGGCTATTTCTCATCTGTGGGATATCCTGTTTTCTTGCTCTGCTACTTAACTTCTGCTTGATGATGCGCCAGTTCACCCGTCATATCCCTGAAGAAACTGATCCTCAAACCGCCGGTGGTACCAGCACACGTTCTGGGCGCCTCCAGACATTCTTATCATTTGCAGACGAGAAGGAAGGTGTGTGGAAGAGCAAGTCAAAGAGAAAACGCACGGACGGGTCACCAAATGGTTATTGGAATGAAGAGAATTGA
- the LOC121257481 gene encoding glutamate receptor 3.2-like isoform X1 yields the protein MNLVWRVSVFVLCIGAFTAGALRPNVVKVGAIFTFSTINGKVARIAMKAAEEDVNSDPTNLGGSKLSIIMHDSNFSGFLSIIGALKYMETDTVAIIGPQNAVMAHVLSHIANELHVPLLSFTALDPTLSPLQYPYFVQTAPNDQFQMNAIADMISYFGWGEVIAVYSDDDQSRNGVIALGDKLAERRCKISYKAALPPDPTATRSEVKDQLVKLQMMEARVIILHTFSKTGLLVVDEARNLGMMDTGYVWIATTWLSTVLDSTLPLSSKTADSIQGALTLRPHTPDSERKRAFMSRWHKLSNGSIGLNPYGLYAYDTVWMLTRAMKLFLDQGGNMSFSNSARLSHFGRGALNLSALSIFDGGKQLLNNILQLNVTGVTGTIQFNPDRSPFRPSYDILNVIKTGYRTIGYWSNYSGLSVVTPETLYARPPNRSSSSQQLSSVVWPGGATKKPRGWVIPNNGRQLRIGIPNRVSYRDFVSRSGVNGTDKVQGYCIDIFLAAINLLPYEVPHKFIPFGDGHKNPSYNELVNMVTANVFDAAVGDITIVTNRTKIVDFTQPYIESGLVVVVPVKKLKSRAWAFLRPFTPFMWAVTAAFFLLVGTVVWILEHRINDEFRGPPKKQLITILWFSFSTMFFSPRENTVSTLGRFVLIIWFFVVLIVNSSYTASLTSILTVQQLSSPIMGIDTLVTSNEPIGFQEGSFVENYLSDELNIPRSRLIALGSPEEYADALERRIVAAVVDERPYIELFLSDHCRFSIRGQEFTKSGWGFAFPRGSPIVVDMSTAILALSENGDLQKIHDKWLLRKACASQATGLVSDQFHLQSFLGLFLICGISCFLALLLNFCLMMRQFTRHIPEETDPQTAGGTSTRSGRLQTFLSFADEKEGVWKSKSKRKRTDGSPNGYWNEEN from the exons ATGAATCTGGTTTGGCGTGTGTCAGTTTTCGTTCTTTGTATTGGAGCATTCACAGCAGGGGCTTTGAGACCTAATGTCGTGAAAGTTGGAGCTATTTTCACATTTAGCACTATCAATGGGAAGGTAGCAAGGATTGCCATGAAGGCTGCCGAGGAGGATGTAAATTCTGATCCGACCAATCTAGGTGGAAGTAAATTGTCTATAATCATGCATGATTCCAACTTCAGCGGATTTCTTAGCATCATTGGAG CATTAAAGTACATGGAGACTGATACTGTAGCTATAATCGGTCCACAAAATGCTGTAATGGCTCATGTACTCTCACATATTGCAAATGAACTCCATGTCCCGTTGTTGTCATTCACAGCATTGGACCCTACCCTATCGCCTCTGCAATACCCTTACTTTGTTCAAACAGCACCCAATGATCAATTCCAGATGAATGCGATTGCAGATATGATCAGTTATTTTGGTTGGGGAGAGGTTATTGCAGTTTATAGTGATGATGATCAGAGCCGAAATGGGGTTATTGCTTTAGGTGATAAACTTGCAGAAAGACGCTGCAAAATTTCTTACAAAGCTGCACTTCCCCCTGACCCCACAGCAACACGAAGTGAGGTTAAGGATCAACTAGTGAAGCTACAAATGATGGAAGCTCGAGTAATTATTCTACATACCTTCTCCAAAACGGGTCTCTTGGTTGTTGATGAGGCCCGGAATCTTGGAATGATGGACACTGGGTATGTTTGGATAGCTACTACTTGGTTATCCACTGTTTTGGACTCAACTTTACCACTTTCTTCCAAAACTGCAGACTCTATCCAAGGAGCCCTGACACTTCGTCCACACACCCCTGATTCAGAAAGGAAAAGGGCTTTTATGTCACGGTGGCACAAGCTGAGTAATGGTTCTATCGGGTTGAATCCTTATGGTCTATATGCCTATGATACTGTTTGGATGCTTACTCGTGCAATGAAGTTGTTTCTTGATCAAGGGGGTAACATGTCATTCTCTAACAGTGCACGTTTAAGTCATTTTGGGAGAGGGGCTTTGAATCTTAGTGCATTGAGCATTTTTGATGGGGGCAAGCAATTGCTTAACAACATATTGCAGCTCAATGTGACAGGGGTGACAGGAACTATCCAATTTAATCCTGATAGATCTCCTTTTCGTCCTTCATATGATATCCTTAACGTGATTAAAACTGGTTATAGAACTATTGGATACTGGTCTAATTATTCGGGGTTATCTGTTGTGACCCCGGAGACGCTTTATGCAAGACCACCCAACCGTTCAAGTTCAAGCCAGCAGTTAAGCAGTGTGGTATGGCCTGGAGGAGCAACAAAGAAGCCTCGTGGGTGGGTTATTCCAAATAATGGAAGGCAATTGAGAATTGGAATTCCAAACCGAGTTAGTTACCGGGACTTTGTGTCGCGATCGGGAGTAAATGGTACTGATAAAGTTCAAGGATATTGCATAGACATATTCCTTGCTGCCATAAACCTGCTTCCTTATGAAGTTCCACATAAGTTCATTCCATTCGGAGATGGGCATAAGAATCCCAGCTATAATGAGCTTGTAAATATGGTCACAGCCAAT GTTTTTGATGCTGCTGTAGGAGATATTACAATTGTCACAAACAGAACAAAGATTGTAGATTTTACTCAGCCATATATAGAGTCGGGACTAGTTGTGGTGGTCCCAGTCAAGAAGTTAAAGTCAAGAGCTTGGGCATTCTTACGACCGTTTACTCCTTTCATGTGGGCTGTCACAGCagcttttttccttcttgttggAACTGTTGTTTGGATTCTTGAACATAGAATAAACGATGAATTCCGAGGGCCTCCTAAAAAACAGCTTATCACAATTTTGTG GTTTAGCTTCTCTACTATGTTTTTTTCACCTA GAGAAAATACAGTGAGTACACTAGGTCGGTTTGTGCTTATCATCTGGTTTTTTGTAGTTCTGATAGTCAACTCAAGCTATACAGCAAGCCTGACATCAATCCTCACAGTGCAACAGCTTTCTTCCCCCATCATGGGAATTGATACCTTGGTGACCAGCAATGAGCCTATAGGATTCCAGGAAGGATCTTTTGTAGAAAATTATTTGTCCGATGAACTCAACATCCCAAGATCTAGACTAATTGCTCTTGGCTCACCAGAAGAATATGCTGATGCACTCGAGCGACGAATTGTTGCTGCTGTGGTTGATGAACGGCCATATATAGAACTCTTCCTGTCAGACCATTGCAGGTTCTCAATTAGAGGCCAAGAGTTCACCAAAAGCGGCTGGGGATTT GCGTTTCCAAGAGGCTCCCCTATAGTAGTCGACATGTCTACCGCCATACTGGCTCTATCTGAGAATGGTGATCTTCAGAAGATCCATGACAAGTGGCTATTGAGAAAGGCTTGTGCTTCACAGGCAACAGGGCTTGTATCAGatcagtttcatttacaaagcTTCTTGGGGCTATTTCTCATCTGTGGGATATCCTGTTTTCTTGCTCTGCTACTTAACTTCTGCTTGATGATGCGCCAGTTCACCCGTCATATCCCTGAAGAAACTGATCCTCAAACCGCCGGTGGTACCAGCACACGTTCTGGGCGCCTCCAGACATTCTTATCATTTGCAGACGAGAAGGAAGGTGTGTGGAAGAGCAAGTCAAAGAGAAAACGCACGGACGGGTCACCAAATGGTTATTGGAATGAAGAGAATTGA
- the LOC121257481 gene encoding glutamate receptor 3.2-like isoform X3, which produces MKAAEEDVNSDPTNLGGSKLSIIMHDSNFSGFLSIIGALKYMETDTVAIIGPQNAVMAHVLSHIANELHVPLLSFTALDPTLSPLQYPYFVQTAPNDQFQMNAIADMISYFGWGEVIAVYSDDDQSRNGVIALGDKLAERRCKISYKAALPPDPTATRSEVKDQLVKLQMMEARVIILHTFSKTGLLVVDEARNLGMMDTGYVWIATTWLSTVLDSTLPLSSKTADSIQGALTLRPHTPDSERKRAFMSRWHKLSNGSIGLNPYGLYAYDTVWMLTRAMKLFLDQGGNMSFSNSARLSHFGRGALNLSALSIFDGGKQLLNNILQLNVTGVTGTIQFNPDRSPFRPSYDILNVIKTGYRTIGYWSNYSGLSVVTPETLYARPPNRSSSSQQLSSVVWPGGATKKPRGWVIPNNGRQLRIGIPNRVSYRDFVSRSGVNGTDKVQGYCIDIFLAAINLLPYEVPHKFIPFGDGHKNPSYNELVNMVTANVFDAAVGDITIVTNRTKIVDFTQPYIESGLVVVVPVKKLKSRAWAFLRPFTPFMWAVTAAFFLLVGTVVWILEHRINDEFRGPPKKQLITILWFSFSTMFFSPRENTVSTLGRFVLIIWFFVVLIVNSSYTASLTSILTVQQLSSPIMGIDTLVTSNEPIGFQEGSFVENYLSDELNIPRSRLIALGSPEEYADALERRIVAAVVDERPYIELFLSDHCRFSIRGQEFTKSGWGFAFPRGSPIVVDMSTAILALSENGDLQKIHDKWLLRKACASQATGLVSDQFHLQSFLGLFLICGISCFLALLLNFCLMMRQFTRHIPEETDPQTAGGTSTRSGRLQTFLSFADEKEGVWKSKSKRKRTDGSPNGYWNEEN; this is translated from the exons ATGAAGGCTGCCGAGGAGGATGTAAATTCTGATCCGACCAATCTAGGTGGAAGTAAATTGTCTATAATCATGCATGATTCCAACTTCAGCGGATTTCTTAGCATCATTGGAG CATTAAAGTACATGGAGACTGATACTGTAGCTATAATCGGTCCACAAAATGCTGTAATGGCTCATGTACTCTCACATATTGCAAATGAACTCCATGTCCCGTTGTTGTCATTCACAGCATTGGACCCTACCCTATCGCCTCTGCAATACCCTTACTTTGTTCAAACAGCACCCAATGATCAATTCCAGATGAATGCGATTGCAGATATGATCAGTTATTTTGGTTGGGGAGAGGTTATTGCAGTTTATAGTGATGATGATCAGAGCCGAAATGGGGTTATTGCTTTAGGTGATAAACTTGCAGAAAGACGCTGCAAAATTTCTTACAAAGCTGCACTTCCCCCTGACCCCACAGCAACACGAAGTGAGGTTAAGGATCAACTAGTGAAGCTACAAATGATGGAAGCTCGAGTAATTATTCTACATACCTTCTCCAAAACGGGTCTCTTGGTTGTTGATGAGGCCCGGAATCTTGGAATGATGGACACTGGGTATGTTTGGATAGCTACTACTTGGTTATCCACTGTTTTGGACTCAACTTTACCACTTTCTTCCAAAACTGCAGACTCTATCCAAGGAGCCCTGACACTTCGTCCACACACCCCTGATTCAGAAAGGAAAAGGGCTTTTATGTCACGGTGGCACAAGCTGAGTAATGGTTCTATCGGGTTGAATCCTTATGGTCTATATGCCTATGATACTGTTTGGATGCTTACTCGTGCAATGAAGTTGTTTCTTGATCAAGGGGGTAACATGTCATTCTCTAACAGTGCACGTTTAAGTCATTTTGGGAGAGGGGCTTTGAATCTTAGTGCATTGAGCATTTTTGATGGGGGCAAGCAATTGCTTAACAACATATTGCAGCTCAATGTGACAGGGGTGACAGGAACTATCCAATTTAATCCTGATAGATCTCCTTTTCGTCCTTCATATGATATCCTTAACGTGATTAAAACTGGTTATAGAACTATTGGATACTGGTCTAATTATTCGGGGTTATCTGTTGTGACCCCGGAGACGCTTTATGCAAGACCACCCAACCGTTCAAGTTCAAGCCAGCAGTTAAGCAGTGTGGTATGGCCTGGAGGAGCAACAAAGAAGCCTCGTGGGTGGGTTATTCCAAATAATGGAAGGCAATTGAGAATTGGAATTCCAAACCGAGTTAGTTACCGGGACTTTGTGTCGCGATCGGGAGTAAATGGTACTGATAAAGTTCAAGGATATTGCATAGACATATTCCTTGCTGCCATAAACCTGCTTCCTTATGAAGTTCCACATAAGTTCATTCCATTCGGAGATGGGCATAAGAATCCCAGCTATAATGAGCTTGTAAATATGGTCACAGCCAAT GTTTTTGATGCTGCTGTAGGAGATATTACAATTGTCACAAACAGAACAAAGATTGTAGATTTTACTCAGCCATATATAGAGTCGGGACTAGTTGTGGTGGTCCCAGTCAAGAAGTTAAAGTCAAGAGCTTGGGCATTCTTACGACCGTTTACTCCTTTCATGTGGGCTGTCACAGCagcttttttccttcttgttggAACTGTTGTTTGGATTCTTGAACATAGAATAAACGATGAATTCCGAGGGCCTCCTAAAAAACAGCTTATCACAATTTTGTG GTTTAGCTTCTCTACTATGTTTTTTTCACCTA GAGAAAATACAGTGAGTACACTAGGTCGGTTTGTGCTTATCATCTGGTTTTTTGTAGTTCTGATAGTCAACTCAAGCTATACAGCAAGCCTGACATCAATCCTCACAGTGCAACAGCTTTCTTCCCCCATCATGGGAATTGATACCTTGGTGACCAGCAATGAGCCTATAGGATTCCAGGAAGGATCTTTTGTAGAAAATTATTTGTCCGATGAACTCAACATCCCAAGATCTAGACTAATTGCTCTTGGCTCACCAGAAGAATATGCTGATGCACTCGAGCGACGAATTGTTGCTGCTGTGGTTGATGAACGGCCATATATAGAACTCTTCCTGTCAGACCATTGCAGGTTCTCAATTAGAGGCCAAGAGTTCACCAAAAGCGGCTGGGGATTT GCGTTTCCAAGAGGCTCCCCTATAGTAGTCGACATGTCTACCGCCATACTGGCTCTATCTGAGAATGGTGATCTTCAGAAGATCCATGACAAGTGGCTATTGAGAAAGGCTTGTGCTTCACAGGCAACAGGGCTTGTATCAGatcagtttcatttacaaagcTTCTTGGGGCTATTTCTCATCTGTGGGATATCCTGTTTTCTTGCTCTGCTACTTAACTTCTGCTTGATGATGCGCCAGTTCACCCGTCATATCCCTGAAGAAACTGATCCTCAAACCGCCGGTGGTACCAGCACACGTTCTGGGCGCCTCCAGACATTCTTATCATTTGCAGACGAGAAGGAAGGTGTGTGGAAGAGCAAGTCAAAGAGAAAACGCACGGACGGGTCACCAAATGGTTATTGGAATGAAGAGAATTGA